Proteins from a genomic interval of Daphnia pulex isolate KAP4 chromosome 4, ASM2113471v1:
- the LOC124193149 gene encoding inverted formin-2-like isoform X1 → MSAEQSDGSDIASTPPLVSRKDKKSARWSLAAERALSIKDNSIEEVDETTNEVTPEDAIARRTDRSTTILRRRSSQKLLEDINQKKFEEWDPELSIQLLKIPSLPNYSGFRKLIENAKSSWMEDFLERDGLAVLFDRLEKLSTGFSITNALFQSEVTYAIRAVVNSKIGLEYLLAHRQFTRQLFNAMATKNTLVKKLVLELFSAVCVYSTIGHEATLDAIDYFKMSRTDVHRCSILISEINAADTIEYKAAILGFANSLILGTDKIWTRHAIRSEMIGLGLLEVIENMKMTDNPELAIQIQVFELHRMKDEDSLDATEDKSLFDLFSLYFIKIKDKPQALSLHAVLSNLLQLNVTDPLNYRLWNLLEKATKDAVQGNLSEWSKFQIFTKLGVQAETVSVCTQTIPNDILSDNVFMIEDEIENSNIDGSLGSEVIPCAIPAHPVPFIPPPPPLPPPPMLMPLSSPPPPPPPLPPCLVGSFSSQPPPPPPPPPLQAISCISFASVPPPPPPPPLPFSAAITAPHPAIGCGIPPPPPPPPPGGAGMIIGGNLPPPPPPLFDLFSSVVASTTDCATKPLKINAKMKTLNWTKVTRVEDASIWKEINATIREKPPVSLRLQQIEELFCMKPTNTTSITKKGGESSNKQMTPALLDSKRSLAVNIFLKQFKFPIAEIVDRINRCDGNFFTIEHLHCLQKILPNTDEISTLENYKGDKTKLGPAEQFLLCLLALPGYSMRIKATSMKIDFYPSMSELEPPLKLILSTCQEILVNKSLQDFMAVVLQLGNVLNTNSYAGNAVGFKLSALQKLTDLRANKPRMTLLHYIVDIALNENPSLLDFTVQLASLKEASRLSLETLVTEVREWKSQIDDLQKELLVADPDLIDFMKGFLVEAKEKVLAMQNVLLQIENSTCSVAIHFSEDPAKMKLSDCFNLFAELINKIEVARKENEMRQKQEERAARLAAEKAIQAASPQSSTNGSPGRKNLSGKKSFPVDDEVCIVDRLLSEIRRGEFQLKKSTRG, encoded by the exons ATGTCTGCAGAACAGTCTGATGGTAGTGATATAGCCAGTACACCGCCGCTTGTTAGCCGAAAGGATAAGAAAAGCGCTCGCTGGTCTCTGGCAGCTGAACGAGCGCTTAGCATAAAAGACAATTCAATCGAAGAAGTAGACGAGACTACCAATGAAGTGACTCCAGAAGACGCGATTGCGCGTAGAACAGATCGGTCGACAACAATTTTACGACGACGGTCATCACAAAAACTTCTCGAAGACATCAATCAAA AGAAATTTGAGGAATGGGATCCGGAGCTAAGTATTCAACTTCTGAAGATCCCCAGTTTACCCAATTACTCTGGATTCAggaagttgattgaaaatgcgAAATCATCTTGGATGGAAGATTTCTTGGAACGCGATGGACTGGCTGTTTTGTTTGACAGACTGGAGAAATTGTCAACTGGCTTCAGTATAACCAACGCCTTATTTCAGTCGGAGGTCACTTATGCAATTCGTGCCGTcgtcaattcaaaaattggtTTGGAGTATCTTCTTGCACATCGTCAATTTACTCGTCAGTTATTTAATG CCATGGCAACAAAGAATACCTTggtaaaaaaacttgttttggaACTCTTCAGTGCTGTTTGTGTCTACTCTACTATTGGCCATGAAGCTACCTTAGATGCTATCGACTATTTCAAG ATGTCAAGAACAGACGTTCATCGCTGTTCTATTCTGATATCAGAAATAAACGCCGCCGACACGATTGAATATAAAGCAGCCATTTTAGGATTCGCCAATTCTTTGATATTGGGAACAGATAAAATTTGGACCCGACACGCTATTCGCTCGGAAATGATCGGATTAGGACTATTGGAAGTGattgaaaatatgaaaatgacAGACAATCCCGAGCTAGCCATTCAAATCCAAGTGTTTGAACTTCACCGCATGAAAGATGAAGACAGTTTAGATGCAACTGAAGACAAATCTTTGTTTGACCTCTTCtcactttattttattaaa atcaAGGATAAACCGCAGGCCTTATCTTTGCATGCAGTTCTTTCTAATCTGCTTCAACTGAATGTCACTGACCCACTCAA TTATCGTTTATGGAATTTACTTGAAAAGGCGACCAAAGATGCCGTTCAAGGAAATTTGTCCGAGTGGAGtaaattccaaattttcaCTAAACTAGGCGTTCAAGCAGAAACGGTTTCCGTATGTACCCAAACGATACCAAACGACATATTGTCTGATAATGTCTTTATGATCGAAGACGAGATTGAAAATTCCAATATTGACGGAAGTTTGGGATCTGAAGTTATTCCTTGTGCAATTCCTGCTCATCCTGTACCTTTTATTCCaccccctcctcctcttccgccTCCTCCGATGCTTATGCCCTTAAGTTCACCACCCCCGCCACCCCCGCCGCTGCCTCCTTGTCTCGTTGGCAGTTTTTCTAGTCAACCTCCGCCACCCCCACCACCCCCACCGTTACAAGCTATCTCTTGCATCAGTTTCGCTTCTGTCCCTCCTccacccccaccaccacccttaCCATTTTCTGCAGCAATAACAGCCCCTCATCCTGCGATTGGATGTGGCATACCTCCTCCACCACCCCCTCCTCCCCCTGGGGGCGCAG GGATGATAATTGGAGGAAATTTGCCACCGCCTCCTCCACCTCTGTTCGATCtattttcttctgttgttgcGTCCACTACAGACTGTGCTACGAAACCCCTGAAAATTaatgcaaaaatgaaaactcttAATTGGACAAAAGTCACTCGAGTTGAAG ATGCTTCTATTTGGAAAGAAATCAATGCAACCATTCGGGAAAAACCTCCAGTCAGTTTGCGTCTTCAACAAATTGAAGAACTTTTCTGCATGAAACCAACCAATACTACTTCTATtacaaaaaagggaggagaaAGTTCCAATAAACAAATGACTCCTGCTCTATTAGACAGCAAACGCAGCCTAGCAGTCAATATATTTCTTAAGCAATTCAAATTCCCCATTGCCGAAATTGTAGATCGTATAAATCGATGCGATGGAAATTTCTTTACTATTGAACATCTTCATTGCCTGCAAAAAATTCTTCCAAATACAGACGAG ATTTCAACGTTAGAAAATTACAAAGGAGATAAGACAAAATTGGGTCCTGCTGAACAGTTTCTTCTGTGCCTCCTGGCCCTTCCTGGATATTCTATGAGAATCAAAGCAACTTCAAtg AAAATCGACTTTTATCCGTCAATGTCAGAGTTGGAACCTCCGCTAAAACTTATTCTGAGCACTTGTCAAGAAATTCTTGTCAACAAATCTCTTCAAGATTTCATGGCCGTTGTTCTTCAGCTGGGAAACGTTCTTAACACC AACAGTTACGCTGGTAATGCGGTCGGATTCAAACTAAGCGCTCTTCAGAAGCTGACAGATTTACGTGCCAACAAGCCTCGCATGACTCTCCTTCATTACATCGTTGATATTGCTTTGAATGAAAACCCATCTCTTCTAGATTTCACCGTCCAACTGGCTTCTTTAAAAGAAGCGAGCAGGCTGAGTCTCGAGACACTGGTAACAGAAGTTCGAGAATGGAAATCACAGATTGATGACCTCCAGAAGGAATTGTTAGTCGCAGATCCCGATCTTATCGATTTTATGAAAG GATTTCTAGTTGAAGCAAAGGAGAAAGTGTTGGCAATGCAGAATGTTTTGTTACAGATTGAAAATTCTACTTGTTCCGTTGCCATTCATTTCAGTGAAGATCCGGCTAAAATGAAACTGTCCGATTGTTTCAACTTGTTCGCTGAACTTATTAATAAGATTGAAGTGGCTCGCAAGGAGAACGAAATGCGCCAAAAGCAAGAAGAACGCGCGGCACGTCTCGCTGCTGAAAAAGCTATTCAAGCGGCTTCTCCGCAAAGTTCTACGAATGGATCGCCAGGTCGGAAGAATTTGTCtggcaaaaaatcttttcctgTCGACGACGAAGTTTGCATTGTCGATCGTCTTTTGAGTGAAATCCGTCGCGGAGAATTCCAACTTAAAAAGTCCACCCGTGGATAG
- the LOC124193152 gene encoding coiled-coil domain-containing protein 22 homolog: MEETDGIIIENLRKVGCDIEDEVTSLAQFTTEMVIEGVVKCLVSIQSDLQLNHRMPPNLPARYKLCMEIAKACKDVAGYKGDLGYETFLHGSQTEIRNVFTVIIQKLPKVNEQPIADSVADPFQYTMKKIQNDILRQLHQPWLPSFCNFSCDNSLPFHSIDLTKKAFNSSGKIPQLSTIPHTQLIPSLIEKHLSELAADKYKYKFSVRKVNIIKKEQELPVLALNSRFSLIRLLQYAEADKKKKKPLPPPKPSHLSGVSKSKTEGPTVEEQCQQLTIIIENLEQDLNLKHTELADITEEVAKMKSMIECKEAEQNTQRKELDRQEKLYALLPDAPAHLERMKTLLESNQGKMAVLEEQWLEIKKPLDDEYQIWLLRHENSAGEKLKAALEHTVMSLRSIVEEIRTKEDTIQKLQTHIESMPPSVLTRTFYTQRILSIVANVKKQNEEMHRVLEDVKSVQREINSIQGKVERTFTVTDEIIFRMAKSDETARRIYKYLISLQTDCSEIQKLVKESGNLSREIKDLEDQAETELRKNIATKIRRLQSDLEQIRTENQILEERVGTKI, from the exons ATGGAAGAAACGGATGGAATTATTATAGAGAATCTTCGTAAAGTTGGATG TGACATTGAAGATGAAGTCACATCCCTTGCTCAATTTACTACCGAAATGGTGATTGAAGGTGTTGTCAAGTGTCTAGTTTCCATTCAATCTGACCTGCAACTCAACCACAGAATGCCTCCAAACCTTCCTGCTCGTTATAAACTTTGCATGGAGATAGCTAAGGCCTGTAAG GATGTAGCTGGTTATAAAGGAGACCTTGGATACGAAACATTTTTGCACGGGAGTCAGACAGAAATTAGAAATGTGTTTACAGTTATCATTCAGAAACTACCTAAAGTCAATGAACAACCTATTGCAGATTCAGTTGCTG ATCCCTTTCAATATactatgaaaaaaattcaaaatgacatTCTCAGACAACTCCATCAACCATGGCTGCCTTCCTTTTGCAATTTTTCCTGTGATAACAGTCTTCCATTTCACTCCATTgatctaacaaaaaaag CTTTCAATTCAAGTGGCAAAATACCCCAGCTCTCAACAATTCCTCATACTCAGTTGATTCCTTCATTGATAGAAAAGCATCTTTCAGAGTTGGCAGCAgacaaatacaaatataag TTTTCTGTGAGGAAGGTCAacatcataaaaaaagaacaagaattaCCTGTACTTGCACTTAACTCGAGATTTTCTCTGATTCGGTTACTCCAGTACGCG GaagcagataaaaaaaagaaaaaaccactGCCACCCCCCAAACCTTCACATTTGAGCGGAGTATCGAAATCCAAAACTGAAGGGCCGACAGTGGAAGAACAGTGCCAACAATTAACTATCATTATAGAGAACCTAGAGcaagatttgaatttgaaacacACAGAACTTGCTGACATAACAGAAGAAGTTGCTAAAATGAAATCTATGATCGAATGCAAAGAGGCGGAACAGAATACTCAACGAAAAGAGCTGGATAGACAGGAAAAGCTATATGCCCTTCTTCCTGATGCTCCCGCTCATTTGGAGCGCATGAAAACGCTATTAGAGTCTAATCAGGGGAAAATGGCCGTATTAGAAGAGCAGTGGTTAGAAATTAAGAAACCTTTGGATGATGAATACCAAATCTGGCTTCTTCGTCACGAAAAT AGTGCAGGCGAGAAGCTGAAAGCTGCACTTGAACATACAGTGATGTCCTTAAGAAGCATCGTAGAAGAAATTCGTACTAAAGAAGACACTATACAAAAACTTCAAACGCATATCGAATCTATGCCACCTTCAGTACTAACAAG aacATTTTATACTCAAAGAATACTGAGTATCGTAGCCAacgtcaaaaaacaaaatgaagaaatgcaTCGGGTGCTTGAAGATGTAAAAAGTGTGCAGCgtgaaatcaattcaatacAGGGAAAAGTTGAGCGCACGTTTACCGTAAcggatgaaattatttttcgg atgGCCAAATCGGATGAGACTGCCCGGCGTATATACAagtatttgatttcattgcaAACTGATTGCTCTGAAATCCAAAAATTAGTGAAAGAATCTGGCAACTTGTCACGAGAGATAAAGGATTTAGAAGATCAA GCGGAAACCGAATTACGTAAGAATATTGCTACCAAAATTAGGCGACTGCAAAGTGACCTCGAACAGATACGCACGGAAAATCAGATTTTAGAAGAACGAGTCGGtactaaaatttaa
- the LOC124193149 gene encoding inverted formin-2-like isoform X2 — MSAEQSDGSDIASTPPLVSRKDKKSARWSLAAERALSIKDNSIEEVDETTNEVTPEDAIARRTDRSTTILRRRSSQKLLEDINQKKFEEWDPELSIQLLKIPSLPNYSGFRKLIENAKSSWMEDFLERDGLAVLFDRLEKLSTGFSITNALFQSEVTYAIRAVVNSKIGLEYLLAHRQFTRQLFNAMATKNTLVKKLVLELFSAVCVYSTIGHEATLDAIDYFKMSRTDVHRCSILISEINAADTIEYKAAILGFANSLILGTDKIWTRHAIRSEMIGLGLLEVIENMKMTDNPELAIQIQVFELHRMKDEDSLDATEDKSLFDLFSLYFIKIKDKPQALSLHAVLSNLLQLNVTDPLNYRLWNLLEKATKDAVQGNLSEWSKFQIFTKLGVQAETVSVCTQTIPNDILSDNVFMIEDEIENSNIDGSLGSEVIPCAIPAHPVPFIPPPPPLPPPPMLMPLSSPPPPPPPLPPCLVGSFSSQPPPPPPPPPLQAISCISFASVPPPPPPPPLPFSAAITAPHPAIGCGIPPPPPPPPPGGAGMIIGGNLPPPPPPLFDLFSSVVASTTDCATKPLKINAKMKTLNWTKVTRVEDASIWKEINATIREKPPVSLRLQQIEELFCMKPTNTTSITKKGGESSNKQMTPALLDSKRSLAVNIFLKQFKFPIAEIVDRINRCDGNFFTIEHLHCLQKILPNTDEISTLENYKGDKTKLGPAEQFLLCLLALPGYSMRIKATSMKIDFYPSMSELEPPLKLILSTCQEILVNKSLQDFMAVVLQLGNVLNTLRW; from the exons ATGTCTGCAGAACAGTCTGATGGTAGTGATATAGCCAGTACACCGCCGCTTGTTAGCCGAAAGGATAAGAAAAGCGCTCGCTGGTCTCTGGCAGCTGAACGAGCGCTTAGCATAAAAGACAATTCAATCGAAGAAGTAGACGAGACTACCAATGAAGTGACTCCAGAAGACGCGATTGCGCGTAGAACAGATCGGTCGACAACAATTTTACGACGACGGTCATCACAAAAACTTCTCGAAGACATCAATCAAA AGAAATTTGAGGAATGGGATCCGGAGCTAAGTATTCAACTTCTGAAGATCCCCAGTTTACCCAATTACTCTGGATTCAggaagttgattgaaaatgcgAAATCATCTTGGATGGAAGATTTCTTGGAACGCGATGGACTGGCTGTTTTGTTTGACAGACTGGAGAAATTGTCAACTGGCTTCAGTATAACCAACGCCTTATTTCAGTCGGAGGTCACTTATGCAATTCGTGCCGTcgtcaattcaaaaattggtTTGGAGTATCTTCTTGCACATCGTCAATTTACTCGTCAGTTATTTAATG CCATGGCAACAAAGAATACCTTggtaaaaaaacttgttttggaACTCTTCAGTGCTGTTTGTGTCTACTCTACTATTGGCCATGAAGCTACCTTAGATGCTATCGACTATTTCAAG ATGTCAAGAACAGACGTTCATCGCTGTTCTATTCTGATATCAGAAATAAACGCCGCCGACACGATTGAATATAAAGCAGCCATTTTAGGATTCGCCAATTCTTTGATATTGGGAACAGATAAAATTTGGACCCGACACGCTATTCGCTCGGAAATGATCGGATTAGGACTATTGGAAGTGattgaaaatatgaaaatgacAGACAATCCCGAGCTAGCCATTCAAATCCAAGTGTTTGAACTTCACCGCATGAAAGATGAAGACAGTTTAGATGCAACTGAAGACAAATCTTTGTTTGACCTCTTCtcactttattttattaaa atcaAGGATAAACCGCAGGCCTTATCTTTGCATGCAGTTCTTTCTAATCTGCTTCAACTGAATGTCACTGACCCACTCAA TTATCGTTTATGGAATTTACTTGAAAAGGCGACCAAAGATGCCGTTCAAGGAAATTTGTCCGAGTGGAGtaaattccaaattttcaCTAAACTAGGCGTTCAAGCAGAAACGGTTTCCGTATGTACCCAAACGATACCAAACGACATATTGTCTGATAATGTCTTTATGATCGAAGACGAGATTGAAAATTCCAATATTGACGGAAGTTTGGGATCTGAAGTTATTCCTTGTGCAATTCCTGCTCATCCTGTACCTTTTATTCCaccccctcctcctcttccgccTCCTCCGATGCTTATGCCCTTAAGTTCACCACCCCCGCCACCCCCGCCGCTGCCTCCTTGTCTCGTTGGCAGTTTTTCTAGTCAACCTCCGCCACCCCCACCACCCCCACCGTTACAAGCTATCTCTTGCATCAGTTTCGCTTCTGTCCCTCCTccacccccaccaccacccttaCCATTTTCTGCAGCAATAACAGCCCCTCATCCTGCGATTGGATGTGGCATACCTCCTCCACCACCCCCTCCTCCCCCTGGGGGCGCAG GGATGATAATTGGAGGAAATTTGCCACCGCCTCCTCCACCTCTGTTCGATCtattttcttctgttgttgcGTCCACTACAGACTGTGCTACGAAACCCCTGAAAATTaatgcaaaaatgaaaactcttAATTGGACAAAAGTCACTCGAGTTGAAG ATGCTTCTATTTGGAAAGAAATCAATGCAACCATTCGGGAAAAACCTCCAGTCAGTTTGCGTCTTCAACAAATTGAAGAACTTTTCTGCATGAAACCAACCAATACTACTTCTATtacaaaaaagggaggagaaAGTTCCAATAAACAAATGACTCCTGCTCTATTAGACAGCAAACGCAGCCTAGCAGTCAATATATTTCTTAAGCAATTCAAATTCCCCATTGCCGAAATTGTAGATCGTATAAATCGATGCGATGGAAATTTCTTTACTATTGAACATCTTCATTGCCTGCAAAAAATTCTTCCAAATACAGACGAG ATTTCAACGTTAGAAAATTACAAAGGAGATAAGACAAAATTGGGTCCTGCTGAACAGTTTCTTCTGTGCCTCCTGGCCCTTCCTGGATATTCTATGAGAATCAAAGCAACTTCAAtg AAAATCGACTTTTATCCGTCAATGTCAGAGTTGGAACCTCCGCTAAAACTTATTCTGAGCACTTGTCAAGAAATTCTTGTCAACAAATCTCTTCAAGATTTCATGGCCGTTGTTCTTCAGCTGGGAAACGTTCTTAACACC TTACGCTGGTAA
- the LOC124193151 gene encoding protein MLP1-like, giving the protein MNSSDQPDQRDETEEEPETPVPDETSEESVDSGDNSSEDSNEFSNEVEENQSRPLIEVETRSSGGLEASDSGEHVECERENYPDIALVEDIEDEPEDHKMLETIETVQDEAQESPSHQPENAEMAVELLGVELLEEPVKEGENITLETEVKDEDILEMNIKVCEAIDNSFEAENEPILLTDLGKESYPEYDEPVDKNESDEPEYFPNLSKNQPEELLDVTEMEEPSEDSVTEAHIFYTHVESVDLEIALNMEENTDDPGLAVESDIDYTEITNEPVTEVYNRNAETVMENEEVLEMNIKVEESTTKHADPEKEILLTLVYNDQEKEGNHGSVNSNESTEEITDVQDVPSIDELEKNEESYELLKNATEFDPLKETVVEFDNVDVLRGIENLEDVKGEDMITHEEHVSETNQEETEAKEPGTIISVAFIPTTLDEPIEFIDSETLEMTQNKVEQPIESSEKLGEEMSFPLNEENVIADGKPLTQLEELKVELVPVVPPRPLQSQGASSPHLVAGSEDNAELRRAASADSIKSPEKVSGRRKPEWMRKSLVRKGSVRRLFSRMRSKRFSHDRLETPPPQPTAPQRPLRQIIVDFLLLLFES; this is encoded by the exons ATGAATTCCAGCGATCAACCGGATCAAAG GGACGAAACTGAAGAAGAACCAGAGACTCCCGTTCCCGATGAAACATCAGAAGAATCTGTCGACTCAGGTGATAATAGCAGTGAAGATTCAAATGAATTCTCAAATGAAGTCGAGGAAAATCAGTCACGGCCACTGATAGAAGTCGAAACCAGGTCGAGCGGTGGCCTGGAGGCATCAGACAGCGGGGAACACGTTGAatgtgaaagagaaaactacCCCGACATAGCGCTGGTTGAGGATATTGAAGATGAGCCGGAAGACCACAAAATGCTTGAAACTATTGAAACGGTGCAAGACGAAGCACAAGAAAGTCCTTCACACCAGCCGGAAAATGCTGAAATGGCTGTAGAACTATTAGGTGTCGAGTTATTGGAAGAGCCGGTGAAAGAAGGTGAAAATATTACTCTGGAGACCGAGGTAAAAGATGAAGACATTTTAGAAATGAACATTAAAGTTTGCGAGGCGATTGATAATAGCTTCGAAGCAGAAAATGAACCCATATTACTCACTGATCTTGGCAAAGAGAGCTATCCAGAATATGATGAACCAGTTGACAAAAATGAATCAGATGAACCTGAATATTTTCCAAatctttcaaaaaaccaaccaGAAGAATTACTAGATGTCACTGAAATGGAAGAACCAAGTGAGGATAGCGTGACGGAAGCTcacattttttacacacatGTTGAATCCGTTGACTTAGAAATTGCCCTTAACATGGAGGAAAACACGGATGACCCAGGTTTGGCAGTTGAATCAGACATCGACTACACTGAAATTACGAATGAGCCGGTAACGGAAGTTTACAATCGTAATGCAGAAACGGTgatggaaaatgaagaagttcTAGAAATGAATATTAAAGTAGAGGAATCTACAACTAAACACGCTGaccccgaaaaagaaatcctaCTTACACTCGTTTATAACGATcaagaaaaggagggaaacCACGGAAGTGTCAACTCAAATGAATCAACCGAAGAAATAACTGATGTCCAAGATGTCCCCTCGATTGACGAGctggaaaaaaacgaagaatctTACGAgttattaaaaaatgcaaCCGAATTCGACCCATTGAAAGAGACAGTTGTCGAATTTGACAATGTTGACGTGCTACGGGGGATAGAAAATCTAGAAGATGTAAAAGGAGAGGATATGATTACACATGAAGAACACGTGTCTGAAACCAATCAAGAAGAGACTGAAGCCAAGGAACCTGGAACAATTATTTCGGTCGCATTCATACCGACGACACTTGATGAACCTATTGAGTTTATAGACTCGGAAACTTTAGAAATGACCCAAAATAAGGTTGAACAACCTATTGAAAGTTCGGAAAAGCTGGGAGAAGAAATGTCGTTTCctttaaatgaagaaaatgtaaTTGCAGATGGAAAACCACTAACACAACTAGAAGAATTAAAGGTTGAACTGGTTCCGGTGGTCCCACCTCGCCCACTTCAGAGTCAGGGAGCGAGTTCGCCTCATTTAGTTGCTGGATCGGAAGACAACGCCGAACTTCGTAGAGCAGCGAGTGCGGACTCGATTAAATCCCCTGAGAAAGTGTCCGGAAGGCGGAAACCGGAATGGATGAGGAAGTCGCTTGTAAGAAAAGGTTCAGTTAGACGGTTGTTCAGCCGTATGAGATCGAAGCGTTTCAGTCATGATCGACTGGAGACTCCACCACCACAGCCCACAGCACCACAACGTCCTCTACGACAAATTatcgttgattttttgttgttattattcgaATCGTAA
- the LOC124193156 gene encoding dTTP/UTP pyrophosphatase-like, whose amino-acid sequence MLCAYKTLLSNRRVVLASASERRKEILGGLGFPFDVVQSPFDEDKNRPNTNDPKEFTQWTASQKALAIIEDMKTQSNPPDFVIGADTVVFLEDKILGKPTDTENAVEMLKILSGNVHSVVTGLSIHYKMEGGYKERLTSEVTQVKMAALNDLIICSYVATGEPLGKAGSYGIQGLGGSLIEAINGDYYNVVGFPLHRFTAEMVSILQELKEANN is encoded by the exons ATGTTGTGTGCTTACAAGACCTTGTTATCCAACAGAAGGGTGGTATTAGCTAGTGCATCAGAGCGTAGGAAGGAAATATTGGGTGGACTT GGTTTTCCTTTTGACGTTGTACAGTCTCCTTTTGATGAGGACAAAAATAGACCAAACACCAATGATCCAAAAGAATTTACACAGTGGACAGCATCCCAAAAAGCTCTAGCAATAATAGAAGATATGAAAACCCAAAGTAATCCACCAGATTTTGTAATAGGAGCTGACactgttgtttttcttgagGATAAAATTTTGGGGAAACCAACAGACACTGAAAATGCTGTGGAAATGCTGAAAAT ATTAAGTGGAAATGTTCATAGTGTTGTAACAGGACTTAGCATTCATTACAAAATGGAAGGTGGATACAAAGAGAGATTAACATCAGAGGTTACCCAAGTTAAAATGGCTGCACTCAATGACCTAATCATATGTAGCTATGTGGCAACTGGAGAGCCACT GGGTAAAGCAGGGTCGTATGGAATACAAGGTCTTGGTGGAAGTTTGATTGAGGCAATCAATGGAGATTATTATAATGTGGTTGGATTTCCTCTTCACCGATTCACTGCTGAAATGGTTAGCATTTTACAAGAACTTAAAGAAGCAAATAATTAA